In one Paenibacillus sp. JQZ6Y-1 genomic region, the following are encoded:
- a CDS encoding cyclodeaminase/cyclohydrolase family protein: protein MKVEQAELNTVSWDEPLRRIMEQLARSEPTPGGGSVASIVAALGAAMTSMTANFSQGEGYEHIEQHVAQALQDMEYISTACEWLMAEDIEAFGQYIEALQLPKLTPEQQEERKQTVYETRIQSIDTPLRLMECCLYGMYSAAPLIDVCNRTVLSDVGIGIILFEAAAHSSLLTVNINLVTLKDDDQKQAYAGHANVLMNKIIDRKMELMEQVQRRIHENA, encoded by the coding sequence ATGAAGGTAGAACAAGCGGAATTGAATACCGTTTCATGGGACGAACCGCTTCGGCGGATCATGGAACAGCTGGCACGTTCGGAACCAACACCGGGCGGAGGCAGCGTTGCTTCCATCGTCGCTGCATTAGGTGCGGCAATGACCTCGATGACGGCAAACTTTTCCCAAGGCGAAGGATATGAGCATATTGAACAGCATGTAGCGCAGGCGCTTCAGGATATGGAGTATATCTCGACTGCCTGCGAATGGCTGATGGCGGAGGATATTGAAGCGTTCGGGCAGTATATCGAAGCGCTGCAATTGCCCAAGCTGACACCAGAGCAGCAGGAGGAGCGGAAGCAGACGGTGTACGAGACGCGCATCCAGTCTATTGATACGCCGCTACGTCTGATGGAATGCTGCTTATACGGTATGTACAGCGCTGCACCGCTGATCGACGTTTGTAATCGCACGGTGCTGTCGGATGTGGGCATCGGTATTATCCTGTTTGAAGCAGCGGCACATAGCTCCCTGCTGACCGTGAATATCAATCTGGTTACATTAAAAGACGATGATCAAAAGCAGGCGTATGCTGGTCATGCTAATGTGCTGATGAATAAGATTATCGACCGCAAAATGGAGCTAATGGAGCAGGTGCAACGCCGGATTCACGAAAATGCCTGA
- a CDS encoding DUF6985 domain-containing protein, translated as MLSSALLKEITEKQGYLSAVFDSSLFQQRIQVNAIEPDIPLLYAERCATAFESLSPAVLQQLYRYSHDYCIDFCEYVGETPPAIEQPEQILQYISPMSMEIPTLPEAHTAETAEPVLHLELNCEWEPEHGLEWLIRGNDILYVGSCEMLQEWKDKNYYREYGGNYAFGNKLD; from the coding sequence ATGTTGTCCTCTGCATTACTGAAGGAGATTACTGAAAAGCAAGGGTATCTGAGCGCCGTGTTTGACAGTTCGCTATTTCAGCAGCGTATTCAGGTGAATGCAATCGAGCCGGACATTCCACTTCTCTACGCGGAACGCTGTGCGACGGCGTTTGAGTCGTTGAGCCCGGCAGTATTGCAGCAGTTGTACCGATACAGTCATGATTATTGTATCGACTTTTGCGAATATGTGGGTGAAACGCCGCCAGCCATTGAACAGCCAGAGCAGATTTTGCAATATATATCTCCTATGAGCATGGAGATTCCAACGTTGCCAGAAGCCCATACAGCAGAAACGGCTGAGCCTGTGCTGCATCTGGAGCTGAACTGTGAATGGGAGCCGGAGCATGGGTTGGAGTGGTTGATTCGTGGCAATGATATTCTGTATGTAGGCAGCTGTGAGATGCTGCAAGAGTGGAAAGACAAGAATTATTACCGCGAGTATGGCGGCAATTATGCATTTGGCAACAAGCTGGACTAG